The genome window GCGCGGTCGATCACCTTCAAGGCCACGTTCGGCGCCACCACCTTGATCTGGGCGATCTCGCTTTTCGCCACTTTGTTGCCCACGGTGTCCATCATGTACGCCGCCTTCAGGGTCAGCAGGCGCGCCATGTCGATCTCCATGCGTGAATCGGCGATCTTGTCGATGTTGCCGCCAAGTCGTGCCAGCGGCTTGCCGAATGCGGTACGACTGACCGAGCGTTTGCACATCAATTCCAGCGCACGCTCGGCCATGCCGATGGAGCGCATGCAGTGGTGGATACGGCCTGGGCCAAGGCGGCCCTGGGCGATTTCAAAGCCACGGCCCTCGCCGAGCAGGACGTTTTCATAGGGCACGCGGACGTTGTCGAACAGCACTTCGGCGTGACCGTGGGGCGCATCGTCGTAACCGAACACCGGCAGCGGGCGCACGATCTTCACGCCGGGTGTGTCCACCGGCACCAGGATCATCGAGTGCTGCTGGTGGCGCGGTGCATCCGGGTTGCTCAGGCCCATGAAGATCAGGATCTTGCAGCGCGGGTCGCAGGCGCCGGAGGTCCACCATTTCTTGCCGTTGATCACCCACTCATCGCCCTGGCGTTCGGCACGGGCGGCCATGTTGGTAGCGTCGGAAGAAGCAACGTCCGGCTCGGTCATGGCGAACGCCGAGCGGATCTCGCCGCGCAGCAGCGGCTCAAGCCAGCGTCGCTTCTGCTCTTCATTGGCGTAGCGCACCAGCACTTCCATGTTGCCCGTGTCGGGGGCGGAGCAGTTGAACGGCTCCGGGCCCAGCAGGGAACGGCCCATGATTTCGGCCAGTGGCGCGTATTCGAGGTTGGTGAGGCCGGCGCCCAGTTCGGATTCGGGCAGGAACAGGTTCCACAGGCCTTCGGCCTTCGCCTTGGCTTTGAGCTCCTCCATGATTGCGGTGGGCTGCCAGCGGTCGCCTTCGCTGACCTGGCGTTCGAACACCGGCTCGGCCGGGTAAACGTAAGCATCCATGAACGCAGTGACACGTTCACGCAGTTCCTGAACCTTGGGCGAATAGGCGAAATCCATGAGCAGCTCCCTTCTCTGAGAGGTTGTTTAGGTCATGCAATCGATGCTAGAACAGCGTTGATAATTTACCTAGCCTATTCTCGGCGTGTATTAACATTCATCACCGATATATGATCGACGTATGGCCACCTAACAATAAGAGCGCTGCGAAATGAATCTGAGCAAGGTCGACCTCAACCTGTTTATCGTCTTTGACGCGATCTACACCGAAGCCAACCTGACCCGCGCCGGGCAGATTGTCGGCATCACCCAGCCGGCGGTGTCCAACGCGCTGGCCCGCCTGCGCGAGACCTTCA of Pseudomonas azotoformans contains these proteins:
- a CDS encoding acyl-CoA dehydrogenase, coding for MDFAYSPKVQELRERVTAFMDAYVYPAEPVFERQVSEGDRWQPTAIMEELKAKAKAEGLWNLFLPESELGAGLTNLEYAPLAEIMGRSLLGPEPFNCSAPDTGNMEVLVRYANEEQKRRWLEPLLRGEIRSAFAMTEPDVASSDATNMAARAERQGDEWVINGKKWWTSGACDPRCKILIFMGLSNPDAPRHQQHSMILVPVDTPGVKIVRPLPVFGYDDAPHGHAEVLFDNVRVPYENVLLGEGRGFEIAQGRLGPGRIHHCMRSIGMAERALELMCKRSVSRTAFGKPLARLGGNIDKIADSRMEIDMARLLTLKAAYMMDTVGNKVAKSEIAQIKVVAPNVALKVIDRAIQIHGGAGVSNDFPLAYMYAMQRTLRLADGPDEVHRAAIGKFEIGKYVPKELMHSGQ